Proteins encoded in a region of the Natator depressus isolate rNatDep1 chromosome 23, rNatDep2.hap1, whole genome shotgun sequence genome:
- the NAT14 gene encoding putative N-acetyltransferase 14: MPMLDPSQLAIREMQEDEEQMVLELLKDGFKDTENRLILYVLTRPVVLLLLAVVSSGLRFLLNSFVAALLGPVLLTILALKLLLRRSPDLGGLGAYYRSGQRGLWVAVYGGDDVCGCVALQPHPQGATRTAELRRLAVSRWYRRSGVGRRLLAFLEAQARAQGYERMVLYAAVVTKAAISLFESSGYRPTGRRSWLGYTILQEFSKEL; encoded by the exons ATGCCCATGCTGGACCCTAGCCAGCTCGCCATCCGTGAGATGCAGGAAGATGAGGAGCAGATGGTCCTGGAGCTGCTAAAG GATGGGTTCAAGGACACGGAGAACCGGCTGATCCTGTATGTCCTGACACGGCCCgtggtgctgctgctcctggccgtGGTGAGCAGCGGCCTCCGCTTCCTGCTCAACTCCTTTGTAGCGGCGCTGCTGGGGCCCGTGCTCctcaccatcctggccctcaagCTGCTGCTGCGGCGCTCGCCGGACCTTGGTGGCCTGGGCGCGTACTACCGCTCAGGGCAGCGTGGGCTCTGGGTGGCGGTGTACGGCGGCGACGACGTGTGTGGCTGCGTGGCGCTGCAGCCCCACCCGCAGGGGGCGACCCGCACAGCCGAGCTGAGGCGCTTGGCCGTCAGCCGCTGGTACCGTCGCTCCGGCGTGGGGCGCCGCCTGCTGGCCTTCCTGGAGGCCCAGGCCCGGGCGCAGGGCTACGAGCGCATGGTACTCTACGCTGCCGTGGTCACCAAGGCTGCCATCAGCCTCTTTGAGAGCAGCGGCTACCGCCCCACCGGCAGGCGCAGCTGGCTGGGCTACACCATCCTGCAGGAGTTCAGCAAGGAGCTCtag